The stretch of DNA TCATCGGCGCGGACACCGTCGACCACTTCCGCAATTCGGTGATCGAACTGGCCCGGCACGCGCTGTCCGACCAGACGGTCGCCGACACGATCATCCCCACGCTGAACGACACCTTGCACGGCGGCCGAGCCGACGTCATCTCGATGGGTTTCCTGCTGGCACTGTGGTCCGGTTCGCGGGCACTGAACGTCACGATCGACACCATCTCGATCATGTACGGGCTCGGTGGCCGCCGCGGCATCATCGCGACCCGGGCCCTGTCGTTCTCGCTCTACGTGGTGAGCCTGGTCGTCGGGATCGTGCTGTTGCCGTTGCTGATCGGCGGCCCGGAATTCTTCGAGTTGGCCCTGCCCGACCAGTTGAGTTGGATCGGCACGATGTACTGGCCGATAATCGTGGTCGGCTCGGTCGCCTCGTTGACCACGCTGTTCTGGGTGGCCTTGCCGGTGCCGAACTCCTGGTGGCGCGGGTTGCCCGGCGCGGCGCTGGCGTTGGGCGGGGCCATGTTGGGCAGCTACTTCCTGCGGGCCACGCTGTCGACCTCGATCGGCGGGACCTCGATCTACGGCCCACTCACCGCGCCGATCGTCGTGCTGATCTGGCTCTACGCGTTGGCAATCGTGATGCTGATCGGCGCCGCGTTCAACGCCGCGACCGACCGGCGCTGGCCGCACCGCTCGGATGCGACCACACTCGACGGCATCCCGGTCATGCACGCGGAGCGGCGGCCCACGGCCCCACTCCGATCCGCGGCCGGGGTGGCACCGAATCAGGAACGGGGCCGGCCACGTGACGGCCCGTGACGACGGGGGAGAAGGCTCTGTGACAGCCAGGCGGATGCTCGGTGCGGTTTGTGGCCTGCTGGCGGCGGCGGCCGGGCTCGGAGTCGCCGAGGGCCTCGCGGCACTGCTGTCGACACCCTCCCCGGTCGTCTCGGTCGGCACCTGGGTCATCGACACCTCACCGGCCTCGCTGACCCGGTGGGCGATCGAGCACTTCCAGGCCAACGACAAGCGGGTGCTGGTCACCGGCGTCCTGTCGACCGTCGCGGTGTTGGCGGCGGTGGCCGGCGCGATCGGGGTCCGGGCCCGGCGCGTGGCGCTGCTGATGACCGCGGCGATCGGGCTGGTCGCGGTCGTGGCCGTGGCCACGGTGCGCGGGGCCCACGACTCCCCGCTGGTCCGGGTCGTCCCCGCCCTGATCGCGCTGCTGGTCAGCACCGGCGCGCTGGTCCGGCTGCTGCGGACGTTGCCCGAACCGGTCGTGGCACCGGCCGTCCGGGAGCCCGAGCCGGTCGCCGCCCGGGCGAGCGTGACGGTGCGGGAGCGCGAGCCGACCACGTCGGCCCTGGAACGTCCCGCGGTGATCATCCCCGGGCGGCGGCCGGGCGGGGGTGGCCCGGCGCGACGCGAGTTCGTCCGGGTCGTCGGAACGGTCGGAGCGCTCGCCGTCGGCGGGGGACTGGTCCGGGAGTTGGCCGGGTCGGGCCACGGCCGACGCGGCGTAGTAACGGCGCTGCCCGCGCCGTTCAGTCCGGCGCCGGCGGTCGGCGTCGCCGACTTCAACATCCCCGGGCTGGCCCCGTACTTCACGACGAACATGGACTTCTACCGGGTCGACACCTCCATCCAGGTGCCGCTGCTGGACGCTCGGACCTGGCAACTGCGCATCGACGGCATGGTCGAGAACCCGATCACGATCGGCTACGAAGACCTGCTCCGCGCCCAGTTGATCGAGCGGGACGTGACGCTGACCTGCGTCTCCAACGAGGTGGGCGGGAACCTGGTCGGCAACGCCCGCTGGCTCGGCCTGCCGCTGCGCAACCTGTTGGCGGCCGCGAAACCCAAGGCCGGCGCGGACGCGATCCGCTCGCACTCGGTCGACGGCTGGACCGCAGGCACCCCGCTGTCCGCGCTGACCGACCCGGGCCGCGACGCGATGCTGGCGATCGCGATGAACGGCGTCCC from Sporichthyaceae bacterium encodes:
- a CDS encoding YihY/virulence factor BrkB family protein, with translation MSGRGSGPSGMRPVRPTVDGVRRSPFARDLRWLVVTTVRICLKHRVTGLAAEIGFFALLSLPPLVLGLAGTLGYFTNIIGADTVDHFRNSVIELARHALSDQTVADTIIPTLNDTLHGGRADVISMGFLLALWSGSRALNVTIDTISIMYGLGGRRGIIATRALSFSLYVVSLVVGIVLLPLLIGGPEFFELALPDQLSWIGTMYWPIIVVGSVASLTTLFWVALPVPNSWWRGLPGAALALGGAMLGSYFLRATLSTSIGGTSIYGPLTAPIVVLIWLYALAIVMLIGAAFNAATDRRWPHRSDATTLDGIPVMHAERRPTAPLRSAAGVAPNQERGRPRDGP
- a CDS encoding molybdopterin-dependent oxidoreductase, with the protein product MTARRMLGAVCGLLAAAAGLGVAEGLAALLSTPSPVVSVGTWVIDTSPASLTRWAIEHFQANDKRVLVTGVLSTVAVLAAVAGAIGVRARRVALLMTAAIGLVAVVAVATVRGAHDSPLVRVVPALIALLVSTGALVRLLRTLPEPVVAPAVREPEPVAARASVTVREREPTTSALERPAVIIPGRRPGGGGPARREFVRVVGTVGALAVGGGLVRELAGSGHGRRGVVTALPAPFSPAPAVGVADFNIPGLAPYFTTNMDFYRVDTSIQVPLLDARTWQLRIDGMVENPITIGYEDLLRAQLIERDVTLTCVSNEVGGNLVGNARWLGLPLRNLLAAAKPKAGADAIRSHSVDGWTAGTPLSALTDPGRDAMLAIAMNGVPLPAEHGYPVRVVVPGLYGYVSATKWVTRIEVTRFADFQAYWTQRGWAPQGPIKTQSRIDVPHPYADVRAGAETIAGVAWAQHRGISKVEVSVDDQPWQTAALAPWANPDTWRQWRLPWTPGVGTHNLTVRATDATGALQVQANSAPDPDGATGWDTFPTRVVA